A part of Plasmodium sp. gorilla clade G2 genome assembly, chromosome: 8 genomic DNA contains:
- a CDS encoding rRNA processing WD-repeat protein, putative — translation MLNYTLSNICGCFYTGGKILFSNDGNCLFVPVSNRINIYDLCSNSCNTLKSESRNDIRHIAIHPSMEIIITVDKFGYGCVINLLKDQIISRILFKSKTGVVTSFNYNNMLTPQEEQDVVNSSIFTNNGKYFLISIGRRVIIWKSPCKKNNYKLIKYNDICFHSLNVISLDISTDDKYFLTTSYDMTIRIHTVKKEKKIKPTILSGNKTTIVGAFFSKDGNFIFSVNKSGLIIMWSYEAQTDEGQKYENFEANKVYEDINSDNINSDDKKSDDDINSDDKKSDDDINSDDDERNSCDDENVSFKNEKKKNRKEEKSSKIYPYNNKIKDNNNNNNNNNNNSVKRAFEKRWCYKKIYYCNQEKNEEVIRSCFNKEKDIFVIAFSSGRFAIYSTPDMTSLYNISINTNTIDDITINTDGEWIALGEGNNGTIIIWEWKSESYILKQNTTNKNVKCVKFSPIISHLKIGSHIIDNSSTYHESDNFTSKFVIVTGNEDGTIKLYDYLSFINFVTFTAHTNSVTDICFLPQGNAFISCSLDGTVRAFDLLRYRNFKIYTPDVITESNQYSNNMNDLNSSGKKKVDKKLNVQFLCVSVNISGNIVAAGGRGNEYLVYIWNVQTGKCIDKLYGHNSPIIKICFSTNLKNEGIIASCSWSKNVLIWDLYARQNKGSKYEEITTSHDISYMCFDPRGNDILAVCTLSCKIIFWDISIQEVIGTIEGARDIKRGRLLGEQFGAIPKMNKKRNRKKSLNNLDDESMYEEDLEDQGKNTIVNQNCYFTSIDYIHNGNYIVGCANCSVSLYIYDTYLYLLIKIIDLTKNYCVDGIKREISTRYLTSEGTHIYELDISDEEGDIYLDNYKIMNRKKKQNLLPGQMNEDYLNSKLKKYKFLLNQLHISGDDRHIAVACNTGLYVFTKDYQYQYIPSIKNIYKGLISPNIYVPKFLTQNVNLKNLKNSLKKKEYMKAFILSLALNNYEHILEVYENIPYNIIPLCVKVLTKPFLFILINFIKTLLINDTIKHIHLHLFYLNSIFTTHFNVFLNNDFYNHMHNNKSIKNSQDKNKTSTPNIMSNTTSLFSSDEIRTSLLLILKQIFTINNGLQYLYTNNINVLKYLSLKE, via the coding sequence ATGTTAAACTATACTTTGAGCAACATATGTGGGTGTTTTTATACTGGaggtaaaatattatttagtaATGATGGGAACTGTTTATTTGTACCTGTAAGTAatagaataaatatttatgatttaTGTAGTAATAGTTGTAATACATTAAAATCAGAAAGTCGTAATGATATAAGACATATTGCTATTCATCCTAGTATGGAGATTATTATAACAGTAGATAAATTTGGTTATGGCTGtgttataaatttattgaaaGATCAGATAATTTCAAGAATATTGTTTAAATCTAAAACTGGTGTTGTTActtcttttaattataataatatgcttACACCTCAAGAAGAACAAGATGTTGTTAATTCATCCATATTTACAAATAATGGAAAATACTTTTTGATTTCAATTGGTAGAAGAGTAATTATATGGAAGAGTccttgtaaaaaaaataactataaattaataaaatataatgatatatgttTTCATTCATTAAATGTTATATCATTAGATATATCTACAGATGATAAGTATTTTTTAACCACATCGTATGATATGACTATAAGAATTCATACAgtcaaaaaagaaaaaaaaatcaagcCAACCATTTTGAGTGGTAATAAAACAACCATCGTAGGTGCATTCTTTTCAAAAGATGGGAACTTTATATTCAGTGTAAATAAATCTGGGTTAATAATTATGTGGTCATACGAGGCGCAGACGGATGAAGgacaaaaatatgaaaattttgaGGCTAACAAGGTGTATGAGGATATAaatagtgataatataaatagtgatgataaaaaaagtgatgatgatataaatagtgatgataaaaaaagtgATGACGATATAAATAGTGATGATGACGAAAGAAATAGCTGCgatgatgaaaatgtttcttttaaaaatgaaaaaaaaaaaaatagaaaagagGAGAAGAGCTCCAAAATATACccctataataataaaataaaagacaacaacaacaataataataataataataataatagtgtgAAGAGAGCCTTTGAAAAAAGGTGGTgttataagaaaatatattattgcaATCAAGAGAAGAATGAAGAAGTTATAAGATCATgttttaataaagaaaaggaTATATTTGTTATCGCATTTTCAAGTGGAAGGTTTGCTATTTATAGTACTCCAGATATGACATctctttataatattagtaTTAATACAAACACAATTGATGATATTACTATAAATACTGATGGAGAATGGATAGCATTAGGAGAAGGTAATAATGGTACTATTATAATATGGGAATGGAAAAGTGAGAgctatatattaaaacaaaatacaacaaataaaaatgtcaAATGTGTTAAATTTTCTCCTATTATTAGTCATTTAAAAATTGGTAGTCATATTATAGATAATTCAAGTACTTATCACGAATCTGATAATTTTACTAGTAAATTTGTTATTGTTACAGGTAATGAAGATGGTactattaaattatatgattatttatcatttataaattttgttaCTTTTACTGCTCATACAAATAGTGTTACAGATATTTGTTTCTTACCACAAGGAAATGCATTCATCTCATGTTCTCTTGATGGTACTGTTAGAGCTTTTGATCTTTTAAGATATcgtaattttaaaatttatactCCTGATGTTATAACTGAGTCAAATCaatatagtaataatatgaacgACCTGAACAGttcaggtaaaaaaaaagtggaTAAAAAATTGAATGTTCAATTTTTGTGTGTGAGTGTGAATATAAGTGGGAATATAGTAGCAGCAGGTGGTCGTGGGAATGAGTATTtggtatatatatggaaTGTACAGACAGGAAAATGTATAGATAAATTATATGGTCACAATTCTcctataataaaaatatgtttcaGTACAAATTTAAAGAATGAAGGGATAATAGCTAGCTGTTCATGGagtaaaaatgtattaatatgGGATTTATATGCTCGTCAAAATAAGGGTAGTAAATATGAGGAAATAACAACATCACatgatatatcatatatgtgTTTTGATCCAAGAGGGAATGATATATTAGCTGTATGTACATTAAGttgtaaaattatattttgggATATATCTATACAAGAAGTAATAGGAACTATCGAAGGAGCAAGAGATATTAAGAGAGGTAGATTATTAGGTGAACAATTTGGGGCAATAcctaaaatgaataaaaaaaggaatagaaaaaaaagtttGAATAATTTAGATGATGAATCTATGTATGAAGAAGATTTAGAAGATCAAGGGAAAAATACTATTGTAAATCAAAATTGTTATTTTACCTCTATagattatatacataatggTAATTATATAGTTGGATGTGCTAATTGTAGTgtctctttatatatatatgatacatatttatatttattaataaaaattattgatTTAACAAAGAATTATTGTGTAGATGGTATTAAAAGAGAAATATCCACTCGATATTTAACATCTGAAGggacacatatatatgaattagaTATTAGTGATGAAGAAGGTGATATTTATttagataattataaaattatgaatagaaagaaaaaacaaaatttattACCAGGACAAATGAATGAAGATTATTTAAAtagtaaattaaaaaaatataaatttcttttaaatcaATTACATATATCTGGGGATGATAGACATATAGCTGTTGCATGTAATACTGGATTGTATGTATTTACAAAAGATTATCAATACCAATATATTCCaagtattaaaaatatttataaaggaTTAATATCACCAAATATTTATGTTCCCAAATTTTTAACACAAAACGTTAATttaaagaatttaaaaaactctttaaaaaaaaaagaatatatgaaagcctttattttatctttagcattaaataattatgaacaCATTTTAGAGGTATATGAAAATATcccatataatattatcccACTATGTGTAAAGGTATTAACCAAACCATTTCTATTTATTctcataaattttataaaaacattattaATTAATGATACTATTAAACATATccatttacatttattttatcttaaTTCTATATTTACAACTCATTTTAATGTATTCCTAAATaatgatttttataatcatatgcataataataaatctatTAAGAACAGTcaggataaaaataaaacatctACTCCAAACATTATGAGTAATACCACTTCACTTTTCTCGTCAGATGAAATACGTACAtctcttttattaatattaaaacagATTTTTACAATAAATAATGGTTTACAGTATTTGTATACAAATAACATAAATGTTTTAAAGTATTTATCTTTAAAGGAATGA
- a CDS encoding inositol 5-phosphatase, putative: MMYPSRLTCFRSYKIYCNKDCLFVIGINKKENVYEVSSLKRRSKKIEIVEHFELYMKKDYCNYIIRKKLEYICKCEGIFGCIRFLNYPYLYVLIKKEKVGILFNEHKVYNVKNILLIPFVEDIFDNYNEENELIDLFYNNINHKYIYFSYTYNLTSSVQENYFIQKNYMKGGHEEYKKNPYIWNSYHNKYFIKKNIFLCLFVINGYFIQSKFVCSGKIIDISLIGRRSNKYAGTRYRKRGLNSFGYSANDVESEIILFEKNNSHVILSYTQLRGSVPIFWNQQLNYKILKKPQINFIKTDINYSCTQKHFEMLYEKYGYPITVVNLLSKKKYSDEQKLSYQYKLSIDTLNKDIPKKIHIIYKHLDLRKAYKIGIKYTQYILKMLYNYSLNTIGFFYMHNKKVVLIQTGVLRFNCVDCLDRTNAAQLFLNIYMFIKFVKIIKLIKKNDLSVQNISHISQLYEELGDVISKQYAGSTAHKKYTPGQHSNFFIQSKELFTSLKRYYISSFNDLEKQKAINLFLGVTHNKLNCINNSHELDTYAHNKYFKNYGKNIFWWVLPLDKFYYKAQTLLDLKNEDIIIINLRRKLKEKEKEKEKRKLKIKYMKGKKMKEFLYTYNMNTKMNSHKYKERKREKKKKKKKHTHLNILEDLYKNWKTEDESKKILKIKRRRNILRSMKDVKIKNIKKQDFISKMYDNLRFYKCFSNTNIFKHIYNFNNAEQNFLDKMGVSLEGNLFFDRMNYIFSMRAVDNFYKKGEVHVDKKNGGDKTYCDDKKNGGDKTYCDDNKNCGDKYNINDHLNNIHYNNSVNNLNLGNIIDNNIETNPRSFIVFFKYLSHICNFYNVYKNNFHYFFKNKNIFRYKIWRLISCYNYLNYLKIYFNIFFLLYYTICNTYNIKLIYMNHIKELISFTNSFKCKDLQYEEDDVIKKCDYYNKKIKKYSTNYKNHINNHIIINTSSFENDVKHLVDHFKRYKNMPMLIDNYINYYQINNIPYNYMLINISSIIWDIKMNDNMKKKLSRYKMKNGITNKNITNIKNITNITNIKNNNNHIYNIYKYSIYNCRTHTCSISYLDDDDVHIFNRCSMSDVYNLSDVYNIVTKEDQIINNNMLSDEKTKNSHIFKNYIKRNNISDNSSDNNSNLIISRNEKKKIFLKKKNIKIASKFYKCHIYKRYIKEKKDEKYKRDKNYNILQLPYIYSPFYFNSKMIKFLLFVYSTYCSSANEINCNKNIKYNIYNNCNKLNKYPIDFYYHCNNSYNQIKKMIDMDNELIKKDTNNIQSSNNIYYNIVFFFKKLFVIKYVDLYFIELYLSYVYKTNYYKEFDVYFYQNIKYPFYNNMKNKKSEEKLFLDNYDSFENIHKKKKEVFRIHKKIYNEVTNNYNNLARKYIYIKKFETQYTQEMNSYKKRDEQIKQFFKNKITSFNNQMNNYNIHFNNFKHYIKQNEKYKQNRNYDHLHNFNVLKDKIENSMNYNQYCHPIGRKIFTT, translated from the coding sequence atGATGTATCCTTCAAGGTTGACGTGTTTTAGAAGTTATAAGATATACTGTAATAAGGATTGTTTATTTGTAATAGGTATAAATAAGAAAGAGAATGTTTATGAAGTAAGTTCTTTGAAGAGAAGGAGTAAGAAGATTGAGATTGTAGAACACtttgaattatatatgaagaaagattattgtaattatataataagaaagaaattagaatatatatgtaaatgtgAAGGAATATTTGGATGTATTCGTTTTTTGAATTAtccttatttatatgtattaattaaGAAAGAGAAAGTGGGAATATTGTTTAATGAACATAAAgtatataatgtaaaaaatattttattaataccaTTTGTTGAagatatatttgataattataatgaagaGAATGAATTAAtagatttattttataataatataaatcataaatatatatatttttcatatacatataatttaacTTCAAGTGTGcaagaaaattattttattcaaaaaaattatatgaaaggAGGAcatgaagaatataaaaagaatccatatatatggaattcatatcataataaatattttataaaaaaaaatattttcttatgtTTATTTGTAATAAATGGTTATTTTATTCAATCTAAATTTGTATGTTCAGGAAAAATTATTGATATTAGTTTGATAGGTAGAAGAAGTAATAAATATGCAGGTACTCGATATAGAAAACGAGGTCTAAATTCTTTTGGTTATTCAGCTAATGATGTTGAATCTgagattattttatttgaaaaaaataattctcaTGTTATCTTATCATATACACAATTAAGAGGTTCTGTTCCTATATTCTGGAATCAACAAttgaattataaaattttaaaaaaaccgcaaataaattttataaaaacagaTATTAATTATTCATGTACACAAAAACATTTTGAAatgttatatgaaaaatatggatATCCTATAACAGTTGTTAATTTATTaagtaagaaaaaatatagtgATGAACAAAAATTATCATATCAATATAAACTATCAATTGATACACTTAATAAAGATATAcctaaaaaaatacatattatatataaacatttagaTTTAAGAAAAGCTTATAAAATTGGTATTAAATATacacaatatattttaaaaatgttatataattattctttaAATACTATTGGATTCTTTTATAtgcataataaaaaagttgTACTTATTCAAACAGGTGTTCTTAGATTTAATTGTGTTGATTGTTTAGATAGAACAAATGCAGcacaattatttttaaacatctatatgtttattaaattcgtaaaaattataaaattaatcaaaaaaaatgatttgtctgttcaaaatatatcacatatatcACAACTATATGAAGAATTAGGTGATGTTATATCAAAACAATATGCAGGATCGACAGCACATAAAAAGTATACACCCGGACAGCATTCTAACTTTTTTATTCAatcaaaagaattatttacatctctaaaaagatattatattaGTTCTTTTAATGATctagaaaaacaaaaagcaATTAATCTATTCCTAGGTGTTACACATAATAAATTGAattgtataaataattctCATGAACTTGATACGTATGctcataataaatattttaaaaattatggaaaaaatattttctggTGGGTTCTTCCTCTAGACAAATTCTATTACAAGGCACAGACATTActagatttaaaaaatgaggatattattataataaatcttagaagaaaattaaaagaaaaagaaaaagaaaaagaaaaaagaaaattaaaaattaaatatatgaagggtaaaaaaatgaaagaatttttatatacatataatatgaacacTAAGATGAattcacataaatataaagaaagaaaaagagaaaaaaaaaaaaaaaaaaaaaaacatacacatctaaatattttagaagatttatataaaaactgGAAAACAGAAGACGAATCAAAGAAGATACTTAAAATTAAAAGGAGgagaaatatattaagaagTATGAAGGatgtaaaaattaaaaacataaaaaaacaaGATTTTATATCAAAAATGTATGATAATTTGAGGttttataaatgttttagtaatacaaatatatttaaacatatatataattttaataatgcaGAGCAGAATTTTTTAGATAAAATGGGTGTTTCTTTGGAGGGTAATTTATTCTTTGATcgtatgaattatatatttagcATGCGTGCTGtagataatttttataagaaagGGGAGGTCCAcgttgataaaaaaaatggtgGTGATAAAACATAttgtgatgataaaaaaaatggtgGTGATAAAACATattgtgatgataataaaaattgtgGTGACAAATACAATATAAATGACCatcttaataatatacattataaCAATTCTGTAAATAACTTAAATTTAGGTAATATAAtcgataataatatagaaacgAATCCACGTtcttttattgtttttttcaaatatttgtcacatatatgtaatttttacaatgtatataaaaataatttccattatttttttaagaataagaatatatttcgatataaaatatggagACTTATTTcatgttataattatttaaattatttaaaaatatatttcaatatattttttcttttatattatactatatgtaatacatataatataaaattgatatatatgaatcatataaaagaattaatatcTTTTACTAATTCATTCAAGTGTAAAGATTTACAatatgaagaagatgatgtaattaaaaaatgtgattattataataaaaagataaagaaatattCTACTAATTATAAGAACCATAttaataatcatattataataaatacttCTAGCTTTGAAAATGATGTAAAACATCTTGTGGATCATTTCAagagatataaaaatatgccTATGTTAatagataattatataaattattatcaaataaataatattccttataattatatgttgaTTAATATATCGTCTATTATATGGGATATCAAaatgaatgataatatgaaaaagaaactATCAAggtataaaatgaaaaatggaataacaaacaaaaatattacaaatattaaaaatattacaaatattacaaatattaaaaataataataatcatatatataatatatataaatatagtatTTATAATTGTAGAACTCATACTTGTTCTATATCCTATTTAGATGATGATGACgtccatatttttaatagatGCAGCATGTCTGATGTTTATAATTTATCAGACGTCTATAATATCGTTACTAAGGAAgatcaaataataaataataatatgctaAGTGATGAAAAAACGAAAAATTCTCATATcttcaaaaattatataaagaggAATAATATATCAGATAATTCTTctgataataatagtaatttaattatttctagaaatgaaaaaaagaaaatatttttaaaaaaaaaaaatattaaaattgcatctaaattttataaatgtcatatatataaaagatatataaaagaaaaaaaagatgaaaaatataaaagagataagaattataatattttgcaacttccatatatatacagtccattttattttaattccAAAATGATAAAGtttcttttatttgtttattcaaCATATTGTTCTTCTgcaaatgaaataaattgtaataaaaatattaaatataatatttataataattgtaataaattaaataaatatcctattgatttttattatcattgtaATAACTCATATaatcaaattaaaaaaatgatagaTATGGATAATGAGCTCATTAAAAaagatacaaataatatacaaagttctaataacatatattataacattgtgtttttttttaaaaaattatttgtaattaaatatgtagatttatattttattgaattatatttatcatatgtatataagacaaattattataaagaatTTGATGTctatttttatcaaaatataaaatatcctttttataataatatgaaaaataaaaaatcagAAGAGAAACTTTTCTTAGATAATTATGATTCATTTGAAAATATacacaagaaaaaaaaagaagtttttcgtatacataaaaaaatttataatgaagtaacaaataattataataatttagctaggaaatatatatatataaaaaaatttgaaacACAATATACTCAAGAAAtgaattcatataaaaaaagagatGAACAAATCAAACAgttctttaaaaataaaattacttcttttaataatcaaatgaataattataatatccattttaataattttaaacattatattaaacaaaatgaaaaatataaacaaaacaGAAACTATGATCATCTTCATAATTTTAATGTCTTGAAAGATAAAATAGAAAACTCAATGAATTATAATCAGTATTGCCATCCAATTGGAAGGAAAATATTTACAACATAA